One window from the genome of Rhinolophus ferrumequinum isolate MPI-CBG mRhiFer1 chromosome 22, mRhiFer1_v1.p, whole genome shotgun sequence encodes:
- the TSHB gene encoding thyrotropin subunit beta has protein sequence MSAIFLMSMLFGLACGQATSFCIPTEYMMHVERKECAYCLTINTTICAGYCMTRDINGKLFLPKYALSQDVCIYGDFMYKTVEIPGCPHHVTPYFSYPVAVSCKCGKCNTDYTECVHEAIKTNYCTKPPKSHVLGFSI, from the exons ATGAGTGCTATCTTCCTGATGTCCATGCTTTTTGGCCTTGCATGTGGACAAGCAACATCGTTTTGTATTCCAACCGAGTATATGATGCATGTTGAAAGGAAAGAATGTGCTTACTGCCTAACCATCAATACCACCATCTGTGCTGGATATTGTATGACACGG gatATCAATGGCAAGCTGTTTCTCCCCAAATATGCTCTGTCCCAGGATGTTTGTATATACGGAGACTTCATGTACAAGACCGTAGAAATACCAGGATGCCCACACCACGTCACTCCTTATTTCTCCTACCCTGTAGCTGTGAGCTGCAAATGTGGCAAGTGCAATACTGACTATACTGAATGTGTGCACGAGGCCATCAAGACAAACTACTGTACCAAACCTCCAAAGTCTCACGTGCTGGGCTTTTCTATCTAA